Part of the Natrinema caseinilyticum genome is shown below.
GGGGTCGACCCCGGCGACGACCTCGCCGAGTTCGGCGTGGACGTGGTCCTCGTCGACGACGCCCGCGTCGAGCGCGGCGAGGAACGATCCCGCATCCTGTGTCGCGCGGGCGCGAAGGTCGGGAACGTAGATCGATCGCTCGATGGTCGTCGCGTCGAGTTCGTTCCGACCGGGGGTGTACTGGCCCATCGCGGTCACGTGCGCGCCGGGGTCTAAGTCGTCGCCGTCGAAGACCGGATCCGCCGCCTTCGTCGCGGTGATTACGACGTCCGCACCCGAGACCGCCGCCGTGCTCGAGTCGACTGCCTCGACGGTGGCGTCGAGGTGGTCGTCGAACTCGGCGGCGAACGACGCCCGGTTCTCCGGCGTCGGCGAGAAGACGCGGACCGACTCGAAGTCCCGAACGGTCGCCGTCGTGTGGAGTTGACCGCGGGCCTGCGCGCCGCTGCCGATGACCGCGATGGTGTCCGCGTCGTCTCGAGCGAGGGCGTCGACGGCGACCGCGCCGGCAGCCCCGGTCTTGAACGGGTTCATGCTCGCGCCGTCGATGATCGCGAGGGGCTCGCCTGTCTCGGCGTCGTACAGCGGGGTCAGAAACCAGGCGTTCGGTTGGCTGAACCCGGACGCGTACATGTATCCGCCCATCGCACCGGTATCGGGAAGGATAGCGGCGTAGCTGGTGAGTTTGCCGTCGGGGTTCTCCCGGCGGAACGTCTGGCGTGGCAGGGCCGGGGCCCCGTCGCCGCGCTGGCGATACCCCTCCCGAACGGCATCGACGTATTCGGCCGGGGTCGCGAGGCCGTCGACTTCACTACTGGTGAGAAACAGCGCGTCTGTCATATATCGCGTAACACACGCAACGTAGAAAAAGATACACGGTCTGGACGCGACCCGAAATCACTTACTGAATCGGCCCAATGGCCCGATTCCCGTTCAATCGATTCCCGTCGGCGTCGCCGTCACTCGGTCTCCAGCACTCGGTCGAGCATCTCCTCGGACATCGTGTCGATGAGGTGATTTCCGTCTTTGAGCTCGCGCATAACGAATCGGGAGGAGGTTTCGTTGACGCCGTCGATCGCGACGACTTTGTCGATGAGATCGTTCAACTGGTCGTGGTTCTGCACGCGCGAGATCACCACGAAATCGACGTCGCCCATGGTGTAGTACACGTGCTGGACACCGTCGACGTCGCTCAACTTGTCCCCGATTTCGTCCGCGTAGCCGCTCTCGTGGGAGACGTAGACCTCGGTGATGATGACCATCGCCATCCCGAGCGCGCGCGGATCGATGTTCGCCGAGATGTCGGTTATCACGTCGCTCTCTTTGAGCCGATTCAGACGGTAGTGGATCGTCGACTTCGAGAGATCGAGGTCCTCCGCGAGTTCTTCCAGGTTTTTCTCGTCGTTTCGCTCGAGTTGCCTGAGGATCTCGAGATCCGTTTCGTCGAGATCGGGTGTCGCGTTAGTGTGTTCCATGCAGGGATTTTTGACTTCGTGTTAATAAACGGCCCTGTTCCAGGAACCGTCCCGTTTAGAAGACGGCATCGATCGCTGCGTCGAGTGACTGGACGGCCGTGTCGATTTCGCCGGTAGTCGCACAGAGTGGCGGAGAGAGTATAAGTTGCGTTGCCGGACGACCGGCCCCGACGAGAACACCGCTGTCGCTCGCCGCGTCGATCACGTCCACGACCGGATTGGGTCCATCGTCGACCCGTGGATCGTGAAACGGCTCCCCGGTTTCCGGATCGGCGAATTCGACGGCGCGGAGGAATCCGCGTCCGCGGACGTCGGCGACCGCGTCGTGGTCTCGCTCGAGGGTCGAGAGGTGATCGGCGAACGCGTCCTCGGAGGCTCGGACGTTCTCGATCAGTCCGTCGTCGTACTCGCCGATCGCGGCGACGCCGGCCGCACAACCGACGGGGTGACCGCCGAACGTCTGACCGAGATCGAACCCGTCCGACCGCACGTGTGCCGCGATATCCGGTCGCATCATGACACCCGCGAGCGGTGCGTACGCGCTCGTTACGCCCTTCGCGAAGGTCAGCAAGTCGGGCTGGACGCCCTCCGTCTGGATACCGAACCAGTCACCGCAGCGTCCGAAGCCGGTAATCACCTCGTCCGCGATCAGAAGGATATCGTACCGATCACAGAGTTCCCGGACGCGCTCGAAGTATCCCGGCGGCGCCGTGTAAGCGCCGCTCGAGCCGGCGATCGGTTCGGTCAGGATGCCGGCGATCGTCTCGGGACCCTCGTTTCGGATGACGAACTCGAGGTGGTCGGCCGCGGCCTCCGCGAGTTCCTCGGGCGTGTCCGCGTTGAACGGCGATCCGTAACTCATCGGCGGCAGGAACTTCACCGACCCCGTCGCAGACGCGTGGGACTCGAGGGAACTGCGCGTCTCCGGGTCGCCCGTGACGCTTCCCGCGCCGTAGGTCGAGCCGTGGTAGGATCGCCATCGGGACAGGATCTTCGGCGCGTCCGCGTACTTGCGCGCGACCGTCATCGCGAGTTCGTTCGCCTCGCTCCCCGACACCGAGAACATGACGTCCGACAGCGAGTCGGGGCCGACCGCGGCGAGATCGTCGCTCAACGCCGTTCGGGCCGGCGTTCGCTTCGCCGAGGAGACGTACTGAACTCGCTCGAGTTGCTCTTTCATCGCGTCCACGATCGCCCGGTTCCCGTGGCCGGCGTTGACGCAGTACAGCTGCGAGACGAAGTCGAGATACTCCGCTCCCTCGTCGTCGACGACGCGCGACCCCTCGCCGTCGGTTATCGTCAGCCCCGTCGAGGAGGGGTCGTACCAGTGTGGAATGTGTGAAGGTGTCTCGGTATCGGTTTCCGCGGGATCATCTAGCATGGTTCGTTTGTCGTAACGTTGGAGTAAGTAATTGCTGTTGTTCGGCCGATCCGACCGACGGCCCGATCGGTGACGATCGAGTCCTCAGCGGTTCATCGCCGCGTCGGAGACCTCGAGAGCCGTATCGAGGGCCGCGACGGCCTCGTCGACGTCGGCCTCGGTGATCGACAGCGGCGGCGCGATGATGAGCGTGTTGATCATGTTGGCGAGGTACACCCCCTCGTCTGCGGCGGCTGCCGAGACGTCGTCGACGACCGTCGAGCCCGTCGATATCTTGTCCTCGCGCGTCCCGAAAGGCACGCGCTCGTCGGGGTCCGCCGTCAGTTCGACCCCGCGGAAGAGCCCGACGCCTCGGGTATCGCCGACGCTCGGGTGGGCCTCGTCGAGTTCCTCGAGGCGGTCGCCGAGGTAGTCACCGACCTCGCTCGCGTGCTCGACGAGATTTTCTTCTTCGTAGGTCTCGACGGCTGCGAGCCCGGCCGCACAGGCGACGGGGTGACCCGCGTAGGTGTGGCCGTGACAGAACATCTCGTCCTCGAAGTGGGCGGCGATTTCGTCGGTAACGATCGTCGCTCCGAGGGGCGCGTAGGCTCCCGTAAGCCCCTTCGCCATCGTCATGATGTCGGGGGTGACGTCGAAGACGTCACAGCCGAACCACTCACCGGTGCGGCCGAAGCCCGCCATCACTTCGTCGCAGATCAAGAGGGCCCCGTGGTCGTGGGCGATCTCCTTCAGTCGCGGCAGGTACTCCTCCGGCGGGACCAGGATTCCGTTCGATCCGACGATCGGCTCGACCAGAATCGCCGCGACCGTATCGCCCTCGAGCATCAGCATCTCATCGATGTACTCGAGGCTCTCCATCGGGTCGAGCGTCGATCCGTAGGCGTACGGGTCCGGCGCCTTGATCGCGCCCGGAACGCCGGGTTCGGCCATCAGTCGGCGCGGATCGCCGGTGACGCTGATCGAGCCGTGGGTGGCGCCGTGATAGGACCGGTACCGCGAGATGATCTTCTGCTTGCCCGTGTACATGCGCGCGATCTTGATCGCGCCCTCGACGGCCTCGGTGCCGCTGGTCGAGAAGAACGTTTTCGACAGGTTCCCGGGCGTGATCTCGGCGAGTTTCTCGCCGAGGCGCGCTCGCGCCTCCGTTGCGAATCCGGGAGCGAAGTACGCGCCATCGCGGGCTTGCTCGGCGATCGCATCCGCGACCGCGTCGGCCGAGTGCCCGAGGTTCGAACACATGAGCTGGCTCGAGAAGTCGATGAACTCGTTGCCCGCGCCGTCCGTGAATCGGACGCCGTCTCCGCCGACGGCTTCGGTCGGGTCGACCTCGCTCTGATACGACCACGTTCCGAAGACGTACTCTTTATCGAGGCGCTCGACCTCAGTTCGGTCGTCAACCACTGATGTCTCGTCTGCCATCCTTTTCGAGGTCGTACAGAACACAGTCGCATTAATCTTTCTGATGTGAGATTATTTTCCGACTTATTTACTGCATTTATGCCCCAAATTAGGATTCGTATGGAAGGTTTGTTCTGCTTATCGAATAATATCCACCAGCACCGAAGATTTTATCTCAGTGGTCACAAAAGCGGTTCCATGGTCGAGCTAGAGTCGATCGGTCAGAGCGGTACAACACGAAATTACGTCGGCGGAGACTGGCGCGACGCCACGGGCGACGACGAGTTGGTAAGTGTGAATCCGGCGACCGGAGAGGAACTGGCGACGGTTCCGTTCAGTTCAGCCGCGGACATCGACGACGCGGTTCGAAGCGGAAACGAAGCCTTCGAGACGTGGTCGGAACAGCCCGTCGAAGCGAGAATACAGCCGCTGTTCCGCCTGAAGATGCTCCTCGAGGACCACCAGGAGGAACTCGCGGAACTGCTCGTTCGAGATCACGGCAAGACGATAGCCGAGGCCCGCGGGGAACTCCGTCGCGGCATCGAGAACGTGGAAGTTGCCTGCGGCATCCCGTCGATGATGCAGAGTGGCTCCCTGTTGAATGCGGCACCCGAGATCGACGAGAGTGCAGTTCGAAAACCGCTCGGTGTCTTCGCCGCCATCACGCCGTTTAACTTCCCCGGCATGATCCCGCTGTGGTTCCTCCCGTACGCCGTCGCGACGGGTAACAGCTTCGTCCTCAAACCGAGCGAACAGAATCCGCTCGTCGCTCAGCGGTTGTTCGAACTCGTCGACGAAGCCGGCTTCCCCGATGGCGTCCTCCAGCTCGTAAACGGTGGCCCGGACACGGTCAACGCGCTCCTCGATCACGAGGGCGTCGAGGGCGTGTCCTTCGTCGGGAGCACCCCGATCGCGAAGCTCGTCTACGAACGCGCGGCCAAAAACGGCAAGCGCGTCCAGGCACAGGGCGGTGCCAAGAACCACATCATCGTGACGGAGACCGCAGACCTCGAGTTCGCCGCCGAAAAGACCGTCTCGTCGGCCTGTGCCTGTGGCGGCGAGCGGTGTCTCGCGAACGACGTCGTCCTCGTCGAGGAGTCGGTGTACGACGAGTTCTCCGAGCTCGTCGTGGAGGAAGCAGCCTCGCAGGTCGTCGGCGACGGACTCGACGAAGCGACGGACATCGGGGCGCTCATCAGCCCCGAACACGAGCAGACGGTCCGCAACTACATTCAGACAGGTATCGAGGAAGGCGCGGAGGTCCTTCTCGACGGCCGAGACGTCACCGTCGACGGATACGAGGACGGCAACTTTCTCGCCCCGACCGTCTTCGGCGACGTCACCGAAGACATGGTGATTTCCCAGGAGGAGATTTTCGGCCCGGTACTCGGTCTTGCCCCCGTCGCCGACGTCGACGCGGCGATCGAACGGATGAACGAGAGCGACTTCGGAAACGCCGCCAGCCTCTTTACGGGCAGCGGCGCCGACGCGCGAAAGTTCCGCCACGAGGGCGAGATCGGCAACCTGGGCGTCAACGTCGGCACCTCGGCCCCGATGGCGTTCTTCCACTTCGGCGGCTGGAAGGACTCGTTCTTCGGTGATCTCCACGCCCAGGGCGAGGACATGATTCACTTCTACACCGACAAGGCCGTCTACATCGAGCGCTGGCCGGACGTCTGAGCCGACTCGTTCCCATCGACCGAACCGTTCCACTGTTCTACCGTTCCACGTTTTCGCGGAGGCGAATCGGTGTCCCACCGGTTCCGTGACGAACGAGAGCGCACTCGAGCGGGGAGCCATCCCCGTCGATCGGTTCACGCCGACGGAGCCAGCAGTGCGACCCACCCGCGGGGCGAAGAATTCGCTCGGAGGTTGCCGAGACGGCAGGCGAGTTCGCGGGACCGACCATTTCGCTCGGTGAGCGTACCGCACGGGTCGGTCGACGGGTGCTCCCACACGGGTGGAATACGTCCGGTACCGAGACGCGATGCGTCCGGTACCGAGCGGCCGGACGGGTCTCGAGTTACGTGCTCCCGAGAGGTATCACTCCTTGCGGTGTTCTTCGACGACGTCCCAGTCGAGTTCGATGCCGAGACCCGGCTCGTCGGGGACGGCGATCGTTCCGTCCCGGATCAGCGCCTCGTCGGACGCGACCAGGTCGTCCCACCAGGGCACGTCGCGGGCGTGGAACTCGAGCGCGAGGAAGTTCGGGACCGTCGCGCCCACGTGGACGCCGGCCATCGTCGCCACCGGACTGCCGATGTTGTGCGGACACATCGTCAGGTAGTAGGTGTCCGCGAGTTCGGCGATCTTCTTCGTCTCGGCGATGCCGCCGGTCTTGGGCACGTCGGGCGCGACGAACGAGACGGCCTCCGTCTCGACCAGGTCGCGGAAGCCGTGGCGGCCGTAGCGGTTCTCACCCGTGAGTAGCGGCTGGGCGACGCTCCGGTTTAACGTCGCCAGCGCGTCCGCGTTCTCCGGCGGGAGCGGGTCCTCGATCCACGCGAGGTCGTACGGCTCGAGTGCCGCACACAGTTTTTCCGTCGCTTCGACGCTGAAATTCCAGTGCAGGTCGACGGCGACCTCCGCCTCGTCACCGACCTCCTCGGTGACGGCCTCGACGAGTCCCCGCTTGTGTTCGATCTCCGGACCGTCGAAGTGGCGCGCGAGGGTGTCGATGTCTCGGCCCGACGGCACGTCGAGGTCGAACTTTATCATCTCGAACCCGTCGTCGACGGCCGCTCTCGCGGCGCGGGCGTACGCCTCCGCTTCGTAGGTCTCGTTCGGCTGTTCGTTGAGCGCCGCCTCGACCATCCCCTCGCCGGCGTGACAGTCCGCGTACATGCGAACCTCGTCGCGCATCTTGCCGCCCAGAAGCTGGTACACCGGCTGCTCGAGGATCTTCCCGGCGGCGTCCCAGAGCGCCAATTCGATGCCGCTGATCGCGATCGTGCCGATTCCCTCCTGGGAGCCCCGACCCGAGAGGCTCTCACGCATGAGGTGATAGAGCCGCTCGACGTCGAGCGGATTTTCACCGACCAGGACCGGTTCGAAGTAGTCGGTAATTACCTCGTGAACCCCCGGGGAGGGATACGACTCGCCGATTCCCGTGACGCCGGCGTCCGTCTCGAGGCGGACGATCGTCCACGGGAAGTTGCCGTCGACGACGACCGTCGACAGACCGGTGATCTCCGGCGTTTCGGTCGATCGTGAGGGGGTTCGTCCGAAATCGGGCCAGATGCTCGACGCTAACCGCGCCGCGAAGTCCGAATACATGCTATCGCGAACCTCTTTTTCGGGTCGTCATATGAATGTACTGGGGACGGTCGCATCGACGCGATCCGGTTTCGAATTCGTCTCGGAGAATCGAAACGGGACGTCCCGAGACGGATTGCAGGGGAAGACTCGTGCGGACCGTGTTACTCGTCGGGAAGCACCTTGCCGGGATTCAAGATTCCGTTCGGATCGAACGTCTCCTTGATCGACCGCATGAGGTCTATCGCACCGCCGTGTTCGTCGTCCATGAACTTTCGTTTCCCGAGGCCGACGCCGTGTTCGCCGGTCGCGCTGCCGCCGAGTGCGATGGCCGTCCGGACGACGCGCTCGTTCAACTCGTGGGCCCGTTCGACCATCTCCTCGTCGTCGGGGTCGACGAGCGGCGTGAAGTGGAGGTTGCCGTCCCCGGCGTGGCCGACGCAGGCCGTCAACAGGTCGAGGTCCTCGCTGGCCTCCGCGACCTCCGCGACGATGTCGGGGTAGTTCGAAATCGGCACGACGACGTCGCCGACCAGCGCGATGTCCCAGTCGTCCCGATACGCTTTCGTCGCGTGGTACTTGTCGCGACGCGCCTGCCAGATATCGTCTATGTTCTCCTCGGTTGCCGCCTCCCAGGAACACATTCCGTGATCCTCACAGATCGCCTTCGCGAACGCGAGATCCTCCTCGATCCCGCTGTTGTTCGCGTGCAACTCGATGATCAGCGTCGGCCGCTCCTCGAACGTGATGTCGTCGTGATATGCGTTCAACATTTTCATCGACGTCGTGTCGATGAACTCGATCGCACCGGGAACTAACGCCGAGCCGATCGCGTCCGCGACGGCGCTCGACGCGTCCGTCCGCGACGGGAACGTCACCAGCGCCGCCCGGCGGTGTTCCGGAATGCCGACCAATCCGAGGGTCACCTCGGTGACGACGCCGAGGGTTCCCTCCCCCCCGATGAAGAGGTCCTTCAGACTGTACCCCGCCGACGTCTTGACCACGTCCCGGCCGCACTCGAGGACGCGCCCGTCGGCGGTGACCACCTCGAGCCGGCGGACGTGATCACGCGTCTCGCCGTATCGGACCGCGTTGAACCCGCTCGCGTTCGTCGAGACCATGCCGCCGATCGTCGCGACGTCGCTGCTCGAGATTCCGGGCGCAAAGCGCAGTCCGTACGGCGCCAACTGCTCGTTTAGGTCGTCGTAGACGACGCCCGCACCGACCGTCACCTGAAGGTCCGCCGGCGACACGTCGACGTGTTCGATCTCGGCCGTGCTGAGAACGACCCCCCCCTCGGTCGGAATGGCGCTGCCCTCGAGTCCGGAGCCACCCGATCGCGGCGTGACCGGGACGCCGCGTTCGTTGGCCGCCTCGAGAACGGCCGCGACTTCGCCGCTCGAGGCCGGCCAGACGACGGCATCGGGCGTTCGGCCGGTGTGTGGACTCTCGTCGGACGCGTACTGCTCGCGCACGCTGGTTCCGTGAGCGACCCGGCCCTCGGTGATCAAATCGTCCAGAAATCCGCAGTCGACGCTCGTATCGGGACCCCGTTCCATGATGTGGCATGGTTCGGACCGGCATAAATCCTCTCCGATCCCCGTGCCGGTTCGGCCCAGCCCACCAGTAGGTATTCGTAGGCGGGCCGTCTCAGGGGAACCATGACGTGCCCGTACTTATCGTACCGACAGTCAGACGGCGACCACGCGTTCGATACCGAACGCGCCTACTGCGAGGTCGTCGAAGAGTTCGTCTCGCCGATGCGAGCGGACGTGTGCAACGACCGTCACGAATTCCACCACGAGAGCGACTGCGAATTTTACGCCGAGGCCGAATCCGACTGATCGGTCACGAACCCCGGCCGGTGGCGGTCGCCGCGGCCGCCACGTCCCGTTTTCCGTCGATCGATCATTACTGAGGTGGCCGAGTCCCGTACGAGGCCGCGTCCAGTCTAGCACGGATCGACGAGACCGTGCCCCGTGCTCACCGAGACGGAAGCCCGAGGATTTCGCGCGCCTCGGCGGGCGTCGCGAGGTCGCGGTCGAGGTCGTCGGCGATGGAGACCGTGCGTTCGACGAGTTGCGCGTTGCTCTCGGCCTGCTCGCCGCGACGGTAATAGAGGTTGTCCTCCATGCCGACGCGGACGTGGCCGCCCATCACGATCCCCATGGTCGTCAACGGTAACTGGTGTGGCCCGATCGCCAGGACGTTGAAGATCGAATTCTCCGGTAGGTTGTTCACCATATTGACCATGTTCTCCGGCGTCGGCGGCGTCAGCGTCCCCGGCCCGAAGATGAGATTGATGTAGTACGGCTCGTCGAGTAATCCCTCGTCGATGAGGCGATACACTTCGTTCAAGTGACCGTTGTTGAACACTTCCATCTCCGGTTTGATGCCCTTCTCCTGCATCTCCGCGGCCAGCGTATCGATCATGTGCCGAGTGTTCTCGGAGGTGATGTGCTGGTACCGGTTCATCGGCCCCATATCGAGCGACGCCATGTCGGGTAGCGGATCAGTCCGGATTCCCTTCACCCGCTGCTCGAGCGGGACGCCCGTCCCGCCGGTCGTGTTCTGGATGATGATGTCGTCACACCGATCCCGAACGGCATCGTTGACCGCCTGCAACCGACCGGCGTCGCGCTCGCCGCGTTCGTCCCGCCCGTGAAGGTGAACGATGGCCGCGCCCAGTTTCTCACACTCACGGGCCGCCTCGGCGATCTCGTCGGGTTGTTCCGGGAGGTTCGGGTTCACTTCTTTTCCCTGTACGCCGCCCGTCGTCGGGACGGTCAGGATCAGCTTTCCGCCCTCGAGGTAATTCTGATACGCCATCTATCGAGTCCCAGACGGCCCACCACGAAAGCATTACTGGACGAGACCACGACCATCGTCCCGTGACCGCCCCCATCGGGGCGCTGTCGCTCCGATGGAATCGACCCGCTCCACCGTACCCGAGACCGACCCGCTCCACTGCACCAGGGCGCTCGAGTCGACCGCCGGCCGCCGTTGGGCGCCTGCGAGTACGGTTATATGGCTGGAGTCCGAAATCCTAGAAGAGCCCATGTATCATATCGTCGTTCCGGTAGACGAAGACGAGAGACGAGCGGCAGCCGCGGGAGAGTTTGTGACGAATCTCGGCGCCGAATCAGGTCTCAACGCGGATCTCGACGACGTCTCCGTGACAGTCGTGAACGTGTTCAAAGAGTTCAAAGCGATCGACGACGGCGGAAACGTCCGCTCCGAGGACCTCTACGACGAAGACACGTTTC
Proteins encoded:
- a CDS encoding ornithine cyclodeaminase family protein → MTDALFLTSSEVDGLATPAEYVDAVREGYRQRGDGAPALPRQTFRRENPDGKLTSYAAILPDTGAMGGYMYASGFSQPNAWFLTPLYDAETGEPLAIIDGASMNPFKTGAAGAVAVDALARDDADTIAVIGSGAQARGQLHTTATVRDFESVRVFSPTPENRASFAAEFDDHLDATVEAVDSSTAAVSGADVVITATKAADPVFDGDDLDPGAHVTAMGQYTPGRNELDATTIERSIYVPDLRARATQDAGSFLAALDAGVVDEDHVHAELGEVVAGVDPGRTSDDDITVFDSGGTGIETAAAAYMLYEKAREAGLGTALEVEPASEALTGRLP
- a CDS encoding Lrp/AsnC family transcriptional regulator, with the protein product MEHTNATPDLDETDLEILRQLERNDEKNLEELAEDLDLSKSTIHYRLNRLKESDVITDISANIDPRALGMAMVIITEVYVSHESGYADEIGDKLSDVDGVQHVYYTMGDVDFVVISRVQNHDQLNDLIDKVVAIDGVNETSSRFVMRELKDGNHLIDTMSEEMLDRVLETE
- a CDS encoding aspartate aminotransferase family protein, yielding MLDDPAETDTETPSHIPHWYDPSSTGLTITDGEGSRVVDDEGAEYLDFVSQLYCVNAGHGNRAIVDAMKEQLERVQYVSSAKRTPARTALSDDLAAVGPDSLSDVMFSVSGSEANELAMTVARKYADAPKILSRWRSYHGSTYGAGSVTGDPETRSSLESHASATGSVKFLPPMSYGSPFNADTPEELAEAAADHLEFVIRNEGPETIAGILTEPIAGSSGAYTAPPGYFERVRELCDRYDILLIADEVITGFGRCGDWFGIQTEGVQPDLLTFAKGVTSAYAPLAGVMMRPDIAAHVRSDGFDLGQTFGGHPVGCAAGVAAIGEYDDGLIENVRASEDAFADHLSTLERDHDAVADVRGRGFLRAVEFADPETGEPFHDPRVDDGPNPVVDVIDAASDSGVLVGAGRPATQLILSPPLCATTGEIDTAVQSLDAAIDAVF
- a CDS encoding aspartate aminotransferase family protein; translated protein: MADETSVVDDRTEVERLDKEYVFGTWSYQSEVDPTEAVGGDGVRFTDGAGNEFIDFSSQLMCSNLGHSADAVADAIAEQARDGAYFAPGFATEARARLGEKLAEITPGNLSKTFFSTSGTEAVEGAIKIARMYTGKQKIISRYRSYHGATHGSISVTGDPRRLMAEPGVPGAIKAPDPYAYGSTLDPMESLEYIDEMLMLEGDTVAAILVEPIVGSNGILVPPEEYLPRLKEIAHDHGALLICDEVMAGFGRTGEWFGCDVFDVTPDIMTMAKGLTGAYAPLGATIVTDEIAAHFEDEMFCHGHTYAGHPVACAAGLAAVETYEEENLVEHASEVGDYLGDRLEELDEAHPSVGDTRGVGLFRGVELTADPDERVPFGTREDKISTGSTVVDDVSAAAADEGVYLANMINTLIIAPPLSITEADVDEAVAALDTALEVSDAAMNR
- a CDS encoding CoA-acylating methylmalonate-semialdehyde dehydrogenase, with translation MVELESIGQSGTTRNYVGGDWRDATGDDELVSVNPATGEELATVPFSSAADIDDAVRSGNEAFETWSEQPVEARIQPLFRLKMLLEDHQEELAELLVRDHGKTIAEARGELRRGIENVEVACGIPSMMQSGSLLNAAPEIDESAVRKPLGVFAAITPFNFPGMIPLWFLPYAVATGNSFVLKPSEQNPLVAQRLFELVDEAGFPDGVLQLVNGGPDTVNALLDHEGVEGVSFVGSTPIAKLVYERAAKNGKRVQAQGGAKNHIIVTETADLEFAAEKTVSSACACGGERCLANDVVLVEESVYDEFSELVVEEAASQVVGDGLDEATDIGALISPEHEQTVRNYIQTGIEEGAEVLLDGRDVTVDGYEDGNFLAPTVFGDVTEDMVISQEEIFGPVLGLAPVADVDAAIERMNESDFGNAASLFTGSGADARKFRHEGEIGNLGVNVGTSAPMAFFHFGGWKDSFFGDLHAQGEDMIHFYTDKAVYIERWPDV
- a CDS encoding mandelate racemase/muconate lactonizing enzyme family protein, producing the protein MYSDFAARLASSIWPDFGRTPSRSTETPEITGLSTVVVDGNFPWTIVRLETDAGVTGIGESYPSPGVHEVITDYFEPVLVGENPLDVERLYHLMRESLSGRGSQEGIGTIAISGIELALWDAAGKILEQPVYQLLGGKMRDEVRMYADCHAGEGMVEAALNEQPNETYEAEAYARAARAAVDDGFEMIKFDLDVPSGRDIDTLARHFDGPEIEHKRGLVEAVTEEVGDEAEVAVDLHWNFSVEATEKLCAALEPYDLAWIEDPLPPENADALATLNRSVAQPLLTGENRYGRHGFRDLVETEAVSFVAPDVPKTGGIAETKKIAELADTYYLTMCPHNIGSPVATMAGVHVGATVPNFLALEFHARDVPWWDDLVASDEALIRDGTIAVPDEPGLGIELDWDVVEEHRKE
- a CDS encoding FAD-binding oxidoreductase; protein product: MERGPDTSVDCGFLDDLITEGRVAHGTSVREQYASDESPHTGRTPDAVVWPASSGEVAAVLEAANERGVPVTPRSGGSGLEGSAIPTEGGVVLSTAEIEHVDVSPADLQVTVGAGVVYDDLNEQLAPYGLRFAPGISSSDVATIGGMVSTNASGFNAVRYGETRDHVRRLEVVTADGRVLECGRDVVKTSAGYSLKDLFIGGEGTLGVVTEVTLGLVGIPEHRRAALVTFPSRTDASSAVADAIGSALVPGAIEFIDTTSMKMLNAYHDDITFEERPTLIIELHANNSGIEEDLAFAKAICEDHGMCSWEAATEENIDDIWQARRDKYHATKAYRDDWDIALVGDVVVPISNYPDIVAEVAEASEDLDLLTACVGHAGDGNLHFTPLVDPDDEEMVERAHELNERVVRTAIALGGSATGEHGVGLGKRKFMDDEHGGAIDLMRSIKETFDPNGILNPGKVLPDE
- a CDS encoding 3-keto-5-aminohexanoate cleavage protein; protein product: MAYQNYLEGGKLILTVPTTGGVQGKEVNPNLPEQPDEIAEAARECEKLGAAIVHLHGRDERGERDAGRLQAVNDAVRDRCDDIIIQNTTGGTGVPLEQRVKGIRTDPLPDMASLDMGPMNRYQHITSENTRHMIDTLAAEMQEKGIKPEMEVFNNGHLNEVYRLIDEGLLDEPYYINLIFGPGTLTPPTPENMVNMVNNLPENSIFNVLAIGPHQLPLTTMGIVMGGHVRVGMEDNLYYRRGEQAESNAQLVERTVSIADDLDRDLATPAEAREILGLPSR